The Artemia franciscana chromosome 9, ASM3288406v1, whole genome shotgun sequence region ATTCAtatcaaatataaattaaaaatataggcttaaaaagttcttttcatgtttttgttcCAATGAAAGAGACATTTTACGACACCCACTTAAACGTAGACCTGTGCATCAGGCTTGAAGAGGGAGAGTGAACCCTCCCCCACTGAAAGCCCCCCTCTACATCACTGTGAATTGCTGCCACTACTTTGTGTGCATAGATGAGACATTAATCAAGCTAGGTCAGACCACAAAGGCTTAAATGCatattttgtcaattttgttAAGTATGCTTTTTCGTAATATATCACACTTGTGCATGCTATTATTAGCCTCTGTAATTTTGGGAAGATTCTTTGAGTATTTTCTCTGTTTTCTGTAGacacacaaataagaaaaaaagatcatggtTGCAGAGATGTTTCTAACCTAGTAAAGCacgaaccacggcccatagtaacggAAACTTCAGAGACGCTTTCTAAAAAAACTCTTTCGCCCTaggaagaaagaaaatatacattAGGAATGGTAGCTGTTAATTTGGTTAAtcttaatattaaaacaaaaacacaagttttataactgaaaataaggagctacATTCAAACTTGTAAGAAACAGTAATtattcctttttcagttttcactgttatTTTCCCTTGCTTTGGGTAAAGTGGCTCCACCTCGCCCCCTCCCTCCCcaggattttgagaaaattacGCCACTGAATCAATCCTTATGTAAGTAttctaaatacaaaatatggCATACAATCATCCGATACACCTTTATTTgtcatagatataaaaataccAACAGAAAAAGGTAATCGCAACAGACGCACTCCTCGGAATATTCAGCATATATAAAGTAAACTATAATATAGTTGCTGGACTTTCCTGGCAAGCCTTTAATACCTGAGAGGTACCCTAGTTAACAAAGCTagatttaaaacatttaaaaagattGTATTTGTTACAGTTAGATCTAAAACAGTAAATGAAATTAGCAGAAACAGTAATGAAATAACTTGTTCCACAAGTACTAAATGCGTTCATGAAAAGATTTATTCAATACGACAATTTTTGGCAGATCTACCGATGTGGGGGGCATTATGTCCTCTAAACTCCAATTAGCATCACTCATttaacaaatagaaaaagaataatatgAAGTCTTTTTCACCTGAATGACCGTTCTAGGTGAAAACACGCATAAATCGACAGTGGGAtaactaaaaaggtaaaggatacggcattagactttacagtccctaccggcggtgctgatctccgtttcatggcccttcagtcaggaagtgcaatggggggttgggggccagccatcctgtgctttcgcacacccttcctgtttaccttccccagatttctccaggtacccatttagagctgggtcgactctggctaagcttacagagtcacgccactgacccccgtcccaactgaagaattgggtacactgggattcgaaccctcgtcctctcagacaaaggatcccgaatccagcgcaccaaccaactAAATATAACTAAAGTCTTTTCGAAAATAGGTTATTGCACTTCTTACgtttatttcattatttgtcGGGTAATAACAAGTCGATTGCACCAAAATGATCACTCCTAGTCAAAATCTAAATAGATTAGCTGCATACCAACTAAAGATCGTATgtagctttttttcaaaagttactGCCCTTCTAAGATTTTTCCTCAACGCTTTATGCACTACTCAATGTTACTTGAGATGTTTACATCAAAGTAGACGAAGACAACCAACCACCATAAGGACACCGGTGTTTGAGTAGTTTTATTCTACAACATGAAAAATCATTGTATTATTACCATTTTTAATAACCAAGGCCTTAGAAAAAGTCATAAGATCATACATATGTGGAATACCTGTACCAAAGTTTATCAACCATTAGCGTCAACTCATTAAATTTAGGGGTGGGGGTGGTGGAaggcaaaacatattttttcaaaatttaaggggGGAGGCAACTTCCGCTAAAAAAGGACACAGGTCAATAAAATTTCTCATAAACGGTAATTTCCgaaattggggagggggaataaAATCAAGGGGGAGAGAAAATCCCCTTCGATTGAACGTCACTGGTATCAAACAGGCATGAATAGATACTGAAGCTTGTCTTTGATAACAAAAACAAGACAAGCAACGTTATCTACtactcagaaaaaaattagttaaggacaaaattaaacaaactacAACTGTTTGTTGTCTCCCTTTAACTACTTTTACTTGCACGTTTTAGTTGCactaaagcaaaaataaataatccccTTTGACTGAAAGGGCACATTTGTGTACAaacgttattttttattttatttttacaaatttctaCCCTGAGCAcattctcattttttaaagatgGCATTAGCGAGATCTGTCCAAAGAATTTCAAACGGTGACACATGTGCAAGCAAGTACTGTATTCAGTTCTTTATATCAGTGGATGTGTGTTCTCTGTCGTGTaaacatgtttattttattggttCTAGAAATGTCTACTTTTGATGctatttcattaaataaaaaaacctgcAGCCAGAAGAAACAGAATGCTTGTTTACAATCACAGCAACAATGCTCTGTCAGGCTGGGTAGCAGCATGGGTATGTATTAATATAAAGAATGCAAGCTAATTTATTTTGCAGCTATTTTTATCAGTAACTCTATAGTTTTTGCAGTGACAACATTCCAAAGCTATTTTGAAAATACGGTAAAGgcatttttacaaaatataagtAGGGGGTAGTTGCCTCTTCCATTTTTAgtataaaaagtattaaaaaatattattattttaatttattacttatttaaaGTGCTTCCAGTATAAATGAAATAGGATATTACAACTTGGACAATATGTTCCAGAGAAgagattttaattcatttaatttaaaatatatttatcaatGCACACACGGTAGCTCAAAGCTCTATAATAGCatgatattttaagaaaaaaattttaaaaccgTAACAAGTATAGGTACCAATTCCAAAAATCCCCTTTGTGTATCTCAtttgtaaaactaaatttaactaTGTTGAGTTTAGGGGCATTTTTATTTGCCCCGGAGCAAGGAACAAGGGGCCTGACGACTAAATAAGAATGCTATAAGGGTAAGCAATGACTTTCTAGTcaagctttcttttttaatattataagaGTATTCCAAAAATCCCCTTTGTGTATCTCAtttgtaaaactaaatttaactaTGTTGAGTTTAGGGGCATTTTTATTTGCCCCGGAGCAAGGAACAAGGGGCCTGACGACTAAATAAGAATGCTATAAGGGTAAGCAATGACTTTCTAGTcaagctttcttttttaatattataagaGTATTCCAAAAATCCCCTTTGTGTATCTCAtttgtaaaactaaatttaactaTGTTGAGTTTAGGGGCATTTTTATTTGCCCCGGAGCAAGGAACAAGGGGCCTGACGACTAAATAAGAATGCTATAAGGGTAAGCAATGACTTTCTAGTcaagctttcttttttaatattataagaGTATTCCAAAAATCCCCTTTGTGTATCTCAtttgtaaaactaaatttaactaTGTTGAGTTTAGGGGCATTTTTATTTGCCCCGGAGCAAGGAACAAGAGGCCTGACGACTAAATAAGAATGCTATAAGGGTAAGCAATGACTTTCTAGTcaagctttcttttttaatattataagaGTATAACAATCGCTATGATCACTATTATACAGTACGATTTAATCTATTTacgattttaatttattttatggtCATAGTTTTTACgatttaagaatttattttactgtatagtttatttttattttataaaaacatGATAAGGGTAAATAGTCACCTTCCGTACAAGCTTTATTTAACACTTTGAAGCAAATCACACAGTCAATTGAATGAAACTATCagctcaaattttaaattaaaaaaaaactctgagtttcatttacttagTTGAGCTACGTTTTTAAAGATATGAAACAAAGTTTTTCAGGAATATGTTTATTTATCATATTCCTATGCATCTGCATGTAAAACTACACTTTCAAAAATGTAGATCAAATCACTCCTTCCCCTCCCCCGGAAGGGAGGGGGAGATTTGGTCCTGACTGAGAAAGAGTACGACCAAAAAATGACCATAACTATACACACATAATTGAAACTCCCTGAgattataaatttttcaaaggggAGGGAGGAGGCAAACATTGGAAAGAGCTAGTCAAGACTTGGCAAATAACAGGAATTTATGAACATGCAAATAAGGTAACCAACTGAGTTGATGCAACTCAAAGGTGGGTATTTAAAATAACGAAGGGGGGAGGTAGCAGGaagcttaaaaaattattttttgcttcgAAAATTCTGGTAATTGATTccatttttttccttaaaaatatttaaaggggCATTTTTGGGGCGGATTTTCCTTATCAGCACTCCCCTGTCTGTAGTTATAATGCAGTTGGTATAGAAATAAAGCTAAAAGTCTGGTGAAATCTTATTGGTtgtcttcatttttcttataataaagTTGAATATTAGGAGGGCTGCCAAAACCTACATCAATAAACTAACTGATCAGTctttcaaaccaaaaaatcttaaattcagttaaaaaaaataaaacatatgacaaaataataataataatcctaCAAGCCAGAACACTGGTTTgaaatgttcaaaaatgaaacagaaatccatctaaaacaaaaacaaaattttcactaAAAGCTCTGAAAAAAGAGCGGGAAAGCGAATTTTCACAGCTTGTGGTTGTTGATACTGTCTATAGATGGTGCTGTTTTATCAGGAGCTGCATTGAAAAATGGATCTGATTTGTACTTCAACATCTCTGGTTGTTCAAGTTCTTCTCCAGCTACTTTTATGTCATTGTGGATTGCGGCTATTAGCTCTTCTAAAATTGGAAAAGATGACTTATAGACTATGTTGAGCAACTGACTTATTGACATTAAATGATACATTTAAAACGATGACATATTGAACAATGGTATTTTATACCATTGTAACTGCAACTAGTTGGAATCATTTGAAATTGGAACAACGAATTGACGACGTTGAACAATTGACATACAGACAATGAATGAGACTGATGACTCGTCTACAATGTTTTCATATTCAACAATGACATATTATGTCATTTGGCTGCACTCAGTTTaccaaaaatttgagaaattgaCATATTGACAACGTTGAATAATTGGCAATGAACGTCGTAAATATTACAAAGATAATTTATACTTCTGTAAAGGCTATCAATTCATccaaaattggaacaaaattcagaCATGTTTTGAAAAGGTACCCCAAGCCTGAGCACCAAATTATCCCTTAGCCTCTAAAATTCACGTtaactcaaagaaaaataacatatttttcttaatCATAACAGATTTTTGACTTCATCCATAAGTCTGGAACATAcactattttcaaaatccaagTGTGAAAAGATTCCGAGTATAATTTTCACCATGATGTAGGCACATATATTTTCGAccctaggatttttttttcaaggcccGGTGGGAGGCAGGGATATGCCCAGGGAGGGCCTCCTGGCCCGCCCTCTGAAAACCCTAAATATATTGTGGGTATATATTGTTCTGCTtatttaaaattgttatttttcctCCGATAAAATACTTATGTATGTATGtcggagagggggggggggccaaaaaattaattcaaggTCTTTTTTAAGAGTTCTTTTGGCAATCTCTCCATCCACGGTCTGTCTGAGAAGGTTTGTCACGTCTGAAAACTATATAcgtacataaaaaattatttattcaaacTGCTATGAAGTTATGAGCTGAACAGGGAGTCTTGTGTCCGTAAATACAGGTGTTCTAGACCTGGTGTTACTGGTTCTTTAGTTTGGGCCAATGGTGTGACTCTGCAAGCTCAGTCAGAGTCGAATcagctccaaatgggtacctagagaaaccTATGATGGAATACCAGACGCGTCAGATGATTTACCCTCAATCACCATAGCTCTCCAAGTCCAAGGCAGGGATCCAGGAGATCGACGACTCCTGTACCCAATACCGATTTTCTTTTAAGCTATAAAGCTACAGCCTAATGTTTGCTTTTCCAGGTCCGCGTTTACTAATATACTAATGTGAACTCACCATTATTTTCAGAAGGTTTATGCGGTCAACACAAAACAACAACTCGATAAAATTTACACTAAGTAAAGTAATCCAGAAATGAGAATATCCATACTTTACTGTCTTAGGTTAAAAATCGGCTATTCAGATCTTATGGACGGCAGAAATTATTGGATGGCTTTCTACCGAATAGTATGACTTTTATAAATAATCTGAAAGACTACACTGTCTTTCCATTTCAAACATAGATACAATTCGAAAATCTCGGGATGTTTTATTTAAACACCAAACCAAACAAGCTTACACAAAAAGCCGCTTGTTTCCGTAACTGCTTCCAGGACCTTTTCTCAATGATAGCCCAcaatcaataaatacataaaagtaAAGGAAAGAAGCAAAAagctttttactatttatatatatatatatatatatatatatatatatatatatatatatatatatatatatatcttaaccATTGATATGTACACAGGGCATAAACATATATGCATTGAAATATATCGAAAGTTTTGCACGTCCGACACCTTCAACATCTGGACGACATTTACACGAAACTCAACACATGCTGTCTGTAGTTTATTATaatctggcacgtacgcagtaggggggccttcgggccccccgaaattttgtgaaatatttaatttccccatggtttcttgggatttctggcaaaagtagaatatttattaagaatctagatacatgtgtgaacctttttttgggattttatagcatgcaattatccgggtcaagtcactgcccaattactAACCCACTTTCTgttaactttttaccctctttgaagtaattagtgaatgtattgttattttttttctctttacactaaagcttaaattttgtcccaatttcttaagaatgacccctgaatcacaaaagccgtagaataaatagttgaaattactaaaaaatactttagcgtaaagagcggggtattaggaggaggtgagcccatcatatgcgtaataattcctgttcgtttaagttttaatgcttctccttactttcagttgaaaaaaccttttcatatttattttttcattgttttatttttaaataatgctagaaaatcctgcacttccttcatgaaaattttcttcccccttgacaaattcctccaaggaaagttcccccaacatatccccctcttttcaacccccccaacctaaaaatccccctgaaaacgtctgtacacttcccaataagtaTTACtaatgtaagcactggtcaaagtttgtaacttgtagcccctcccacggggactgtgggggattaagtcgtcccaaaagacatagttataaggtttttcgactacgctgaataaaatccctatctcagaattttgatccggtgactttgggaaaataattagcgtgggagggggcctaggtgccctccaattttttggtcacttaaaaagggcactagaacttttcatttcagttagaatgatccctctcgcaagattctaagaccactgggtcgatacgatcacccctgggaaaaacaaaaaaaaaacaaaaaaaaacgaacaaacaaaaaacaaacaaacaaataaacaggcatccgtgatctgccttctggcaaaaaatacaaaattccacatttttgtagataggagcttgaaacttatacaatagggttctctgatacgctgaaccttatggtgtgattttcgttaggactctatagcttttaggggttgtttccccctattttataaaataaggcaaatttcctcaggatcgtaacttttgataggtaagactaaacttgatgaaacttataaatttaagcattaaaagcgattcttttgatgtagctattggtgtaaaaattccatttttttttagttttggttactattgagccgggtcgctccttactacagttcgttaccacgaactgtttgatatttgcagCAAATAACTGAAAGCCAGCAGAGCCATCAGTACATAAGCCCGCCGGTGGTCGCTAACAATATCCCATGAATGATTCAAAGAGAGAGCTAACCATATCAGCACGTCCAATAGCCTTTTCAACACCTATTGAGGAGGGTTTCTCACCTTGCACCACTATTTGGCAAGGTAACAAGACGAACACGTAGGCAAAGAATCCATTCTGACTCACTGAAACAGAACGGAACTTGAAAAGAGCACGTGAAGAACTATTTTCCCCAGTACTGCAAGTCTATCCTGAACCAACTCTTAGAGGGTGCTACCCTAGCAAAGCTATCTGTTAATTCATTTTAAGCGTCAGTTGACATATGGAAAGCTTCATGTGCTTAGCACTGtgaggtttgaaaaaaaaaacagagatctTACAGCCCATTGTTGCAGCCATTTACCTTCATTAGCCAAAGAGGCTCAATGTAGCTGAATAAAACTGTGAAGTCTAATTTAATTTGCTCGTTTTAAACTGATGGGACAAGAACCTAAAGCTAGCAACAGTGGATACTTTTTTGTTATAACAGACTTTAAATAtgactttttttgttaaatgaaaCTGCTTTATCAATATTCTGCAGCTGCTCGTTTGTccttaataacaataaaaaaaattttttttttacttagctACTGCaagaatagttttatttttgtttatttcgtCTAAAATACGCCCCAATAATTTCCTACACATTCCATtcataaagtttaaaaacaatTGAATAACATTTTGTACGATATTATGTATGCAGTACAGTCAAAATAAACTAGATGTCAGGAGTTTTTTCAAGTAAACATCAGGTAAAAATTTGAAAGCATTGCTTACCTAGTGAATTATAGGTTTGTTCTGGTCGGATATAGCCTGTTATAGCAACCTTCAGCCAGGAGCCGTAAAAGTCTTCATCAAATACATGCAAGATGTGAGTTTCCTGAAAGGATAAATCCAAAGTTAAGGATTGACAAATTCACAAACCATCTTGGGGAATGCAAGTGAGGGGGTAGTATGTGGGAACAAGGAAAGAAAGTTTAAATCTAGGGTAAATAATGGCTTTCGAGACAAACTCTCCTTAGGATTTAGATATTTATACTAGaactatgtcaataaaactTCCACAAATTTCAGGATTTAATATTTAAGATGATTTATCTTACTATCATGCCGCTGACTGCATagtccagatcctcagcaatttcaTTCATAACTACCATTTCACATCTAATTCAGTAGTGATTTTAGGCTTCataatatggggggggggtaccatAGGAGCgtgaaaatgtaaaataaaaagaatttaatgaaaTATGACTGAAACAACTGGGCCTAGAACTACCTTCTCAACTCCTCTCATAACGTTCTTATACAAAAGCCTTCTGCCCAACTTCAAGCTTGTTTCTGCTTTAAATAGCTGCTTCTGTAAATTTCCTTTTCAGGTGACAATCTAAAATATTGTCTGTGACTATTTTGTCAGATTGTTTCATCCATCCCCAAATCATCAGATTCTAAGCACTCCAATGTCAAATCCATCTGTTCCTCAAACATTCTACATGTATCATTTGGTGCAGACACTTACCGTTTCAAAAGTTCAGCGTTTTATTAATCCTTGATACAACTAGATGATGATCCTTATTTTAACAATAAACTCTTATAGACCTGAGTGCCCTGCATCGATCCAGCCAGTCTTCAAGTTTACGATAGCGTAATAAATAAGGTTAATGTTAATTATTACAGCATATGACCATTTAAAGTCTACCCCTGGCTCTTTATTGctaaacttctttttcttagtttggTTCTTTTAGCATCTTAAGTCCCAGCTTCTTTTAAACCTGGTCTAGTACCCACGGTTCTGAAGCATTGAAAAGATAAGTATGAAACTTGTGACTGTTTCCGGCCTATTGCTTAAGGTTCTCAATTAAATTAGTTGCTGGAGCTCAGTGGAAAATCTGGATGTATTTCACTTGAGTTTGACCAGCTGGGTTTCCCTGGAGATACAAGTTTTGATCATGCGCATACAGGCTTTCCTCAGATTATAACTTCCTAGATAAAGGAAGAGatgttgtattattttttatgaacaTAAAAGGGTGTTCGATAATAACATGCTTATGCCTTGCTTAGTTTGTTAAAATACAGTTTACCATACAgccaaattaaaaatgtttattcttGGCATCCTGACCTTAAAATTAGTATTGCTTCAGGATCTCGGATTTCTTCAGATGAAGTATCAGTTAAGAAAGAGGTTAGACAAGGAGGCATATTATCACCTCGAATTTTTAAGTTATGTCAAAAGattgttttgctactttaaaaCCTCACTTCTCTATTTAGCAGTTAAAAATAggtgttattattattattgaaaaccCGTCTTCATACAAAAAGAAGATGAATAGAGcacaacaaagagaaaaaaacaaaacaaaagtaaaatatcaCTATACAACTATGACGACGCAACTAGAGTTGAAGAAGTCGGCTCCAAGCATGTCTTGAAATCTTTTGATTGCGTTTTTGATTTCAAAAGCTTAGCAACGGCTATAGTAGGATCTGCTCTTTTACAGACTATTGATGAGCTTTGAATTGCGTGTCGAAATCGGATATCTCAGTAGGTATTTTGCGAAACTCAGGAAAGTGGAGcagattttcaatttatcagtATTATTAAGAATGTTCCAGAAGGGTACAATATAGAGGATGTGGGGGACAGGAACAGT contains the following coding sequences:
- the LOC136030995 gene encoding riboflavin kinase-like, with amino-acid sequence MPSSTKIRSLRGLPLFVEGFVVRGYGRGSKQLGIPTANFSEQVIDDLPHSLDTGIYYGWANVDAGEVFKMVMSVGWNPFYKNTKKSMETHILHVFDEDFYGSWLKVAITGYIRPEQTYNSLEELIAAIHNDIKVAGEELEQPEMLKYKSDPFFNAAPDKTAPSIDSINNHKL